In Francisella hispaniensis FSC454, a genomic segment contains:
- the pgeF gene encoding peptidoglycan editing factor PgeF produces the protein MSVVFVNTPFARLKLGYTNNTQGFSKEKYAKFNLADNVGDKHLAVEKNRNLFKSYLNADIKWLRQNHTNIVKSFDEYNGDFCDAMITDKPRQACVVLTADCLPIILFDKKMTKVAAIHAGWRGLSQGILEVALKEFVGLELVAWFGPCISANFYEVGSDVHDKFIEQHQSFGQAFRSKSEDKYLFDMKLVARQILNDNHCFDIVDSGLCTYSNKRFYSYRKEGVTGRQATFVWFE, from the coding sequence ATGTCAGTAGTTTTTGTTAATACGCCTTTTGCTAGACTTAAGTTAGGTTATACAAACAATACCCAAGGTTTTAGTAAAGAAAAATATGCTAAGTTTAATTTAGCTGACAATGTCGGCGATAAACATTTAGCTGTAGAAAAAAATCGTAATTTATTTAAATCATACCTTAATGCGGATATAAAGTGGTTAAGACAAAACCATACTAATATTGTCAAAAGTTTTGATGAGTATAATGGTGATTTTTGTGATGCTATGATTACTGATAAGCCTAGACAGGCATGTGTGGTTTTAACAGCAGATTGTTTGCCTATTATCCTATTTGATAAGAAAATGACAAAAGTTGCTGCAATCCATGCAGGTTGGCGAGGGCTATCACAAGGGATATTAGAAGTAGCTTTAAAAGAGTTTGTTGGACTAGAATTGGTAGCTTGGTTTGGTCCTTGTATATCCGCTAATTTTTATGAGGTTGGTAGCGATGTTCATGATAAATTCATTGAGCAACATCAGTCATTTGGTCAAGCATTTCGTTCGAAAAGTGAAGATAAATATCTTTTTGATATGAAGCTAGTTGCTAGACAGATATTAAATGATAATCATTGTTTTGATATAGTTGACTCTGGATTGTGCACTTATAGTAATAAAAGATTTTACTCTTATCGTAAAGAGGGTGTCACAGGTAGACAAGCCACTTTTGTATGGTTTGAATAA
- a CDS encoding SIS domain-containing protein — MTTLMYQEASSSFAKVANQLKLNKDITSSIVKIIKQKNIKRIITIARGSSDCVANFAKYLFETQLGFSVSSLPPSITTIYGKNIGDDKTLAIAISQSGGSPDLRLALEGCKQAGCITLAIVNVEKSPLAESADLVLPVRADAENAVAATKSVITSLVALVALVAEYNQDKTLLDALEALPAVLEKSLKSDWSKALTELQNSKNMFVIGRGFGFPIAQEMALKFKETCAIHAEAFSSAEVLHGPFALMNQTFTTFTILQHDESAEGTREIVKRMTDLGVRTVFATTDNQSDAKVHLNVDVKTHSILETIVLLQKFYLMVNDLALSLGFNPDNPDNLKKVTETV; from the coding sequence ATGACAACACTTATGTATCAAGAGGCAAGTAGTAGTTTTGCCAAAGTCGCTAACCAGCTAAAATTAAACAAAGATATTACTAGCTCAATAGTTAAGATAATTAAACAAAAAAATATTAAAAGAATTATAACCATTGCTCGAGGTAGTTCAGATTGTGTAGCAAATTTTGCAAAATATTTGTTTGAAACTCAGCTTGGTTTTAGTGTTTCATCACTACCACCGTCTATAACGACAATATATGGTAAAAATATTGGTGATGATAAAACACTGGCTATAGCTATTTCTCAATCTGGTGGTAGCCCAGATTTACGCTTAGCTTTGGAGGGTTGTAAGCAAGCAGGATGTATTACACTAGCGATAGTTAATGTAGAAAAATCTCCTCTAGCGGAAAGTGCAGATTTGGTTTTACCAGTAAGAGCAGATGCAGAAAATGCTGTAGCAGCTACAAAAAGTGTTATTACATCTTTGGTAGCTTTAGTTGCTTTAGTGGCTGAGTATAATCAAGATAAAACCTTGCTTGATGCTTTAGAGGCATTACCAGCTGTTTTAGAAAAAAGCTTAAAATCAGACTGGTCAAAAGCTTTAACAGAATTACAGAATAGTAAAAATATGTTTGTAATAGGAAGAGGCTTTGGTTTTCCTATTGCTCAAGAGATGGCACTTAAGTTTAAGGAAACCTGTGCTATCCATGCCGAAGCATTCAGCTCAGCGGAAGTATTGCATGGACCTTTTGCGCTGATGAATCAAACTTTTACAACCTTTACGATCTTGCAACATGATGAAAGTGCCGAAGGTACTCGTGAGATTGTTAAGAGAATGACTGATCTAGGTGTTAGAACTGTATTTGCTACAACAGATAATCAATCTGATGCAAAAGTTCATCTAAATGTTGATGTGAAAACTCATTCGATACTAGAAACAATAGTTTTACTACAAAAATTCTATCTTATGGTTAACGATTTAGCATTATCATTAGGATTTAATCCAGACAATCCAGATAACTTAAAAAAAGTTACTGAAACAGTTTAA
- the ispG gene encoding flavodoxin-dependent (E)-4-hydroxy-3-methylbut-2-enyl-diphosphate synthase has translation MNKTSVVKVGNVLIGGDNPVVVQSMTDTYTADVEKTVKQILALHKAGSEIVRITVNDEPAAAAVPEIVKELAKHDCYVPLVGDFHYNGHTLLSKYPECAKALAKYRINPGNVGFGKKKDTQFAEIIKIAIANDKPVRIGVNWGSLDQALLARLIDENNAQENPLSLQQIMHKALITSALESARYAEELGLAKDKIIISCKVSEVQDLIAVYQKLAKECDYALHLGLTEAGMGTKGIVASAVSLGILLQQGIGNTIRVSLTPAPNAPRTEEVRVCREILQNLGMRTFTPSVTSCPGCGRTTSSFFRELTSKVKDHLDEKMHIWKDQYQGVEAMKVAVMGCVVNGPGESKNADIGISLPGSGESPVAPVFIDGKKAHTLRGDNISEEFIEIVENYVKNRYAKK, from the coding sequence ATGAATAAAACAAGTGTTGTAAAAGTTGGAAATGTTTTGATCGGTGGCGATAATCCAGTTGTTGTTCAGTCAATGACAGATACATATACCGCAGATGTTGAAAAGACAGTTAAACAAATTTTAGCTCTTCATAAAGCAGGTAGTGAAATTGTTAGAATTACAGTTAATGATGAGCCAGCTGCTGCGGCTGTACCTGAGATTGTCAAAGAACTTGCTAAGCATGATTGTTATGTGCCTCTGGTTGGTGATTTTCATTATAACGGTCATACATTACTGAGTAAATATCCAGAATGTGCTAAGGCTTTGGCAAAATATCGTATAAATCCTGGTAATGTTGGCTTTGGTAAGAAAAAAGATACTCAGTTTGCAGAGATTATAAAAATTGCAATAGCAAATGATAAGCCTGTGCGTATAGGCGTAAACTGGGGAAGCTTAGATCAGGCTTTATTGGCAAGGCTGATTGATGAAAATAATGCTCAAGAGAATCCACTAAGCTTACAACAGATAATGCATAAGGCACTTATAACTTCAGCTTTAGAAAGCGCTAGATATGCAGAAGAGCTGGGATTAGCAAAAGATAAAATTATAATCTCATGTAAAGTAAGTGAAGTACAAGATTTAATTGCAGTATATCAAAAGCTAGCTAAAGAGTGTGATTATGCTTTACATCTAGGATTGACAGAAGCTGGTATGGGTACCAAAGGTATTGTTGCTAGTGCTGTGAGTCTAGGAATTTTACTACAACAAGGAATAGGTAACACTATACGTGTATCATTAACTCCAGCGCCAAATGCCCCACGTACAGAAGAGGTGCGTGTATGTCGTGAAATCCTTCAAAACCTAGGTATGAGAACATTTACTCCAAGTGTGACATCTTGTCCAGGATGTGGTAGGACTACTAGCTCGTTTTTTAGAGAACTAACAAGCAAAGTCAAAGATCATTTAGATGAAAAAATGCACATATGGAAAGACCAATATCAGGGCGTAGAAGCAATGAAAGTTGCTGTAATGGGATGTGTCGTCAATGGTCCAGGAGAATCAAAAAATGCTGATATTGGTATAAGCCTACCAGGTAGTGGTGAGTCACCTGTTGCGCCAGTTTTCATCGATGGTAAAAAAGCACATACCTTAAGAGGAGATAATATCTCTGAAGAGTTTATAGAGATTGTAGAAAATTATGTTAAAAATCGTTACGCTAAAAAATAG
- a CDS encoding aminopeptidase P family protein, giving the protein MSEKLQILRSLMQEKGYDFYIVPSVDDHNNEYVPKCWQYRAWISGFDGSAGDVLVGMDKAYLSTDGRYFLQAEQQLNKDEFELIKQSGSAPEIVKWLWKNAKGKTIAIDPAKLSYKSALELLDFLNSNDYNVVFDQDNLVHKAQQKLNQVADIPCTVIQEHAIQYSGRSVASKIEELRRTMKQIRSDFYVDSKLDHIAWLLNIRGRDVECTPLVISYLFVSLDEIILYVDDRKVTPEIKKYLDDNYIQTRDYYQFYQDLEITTGKYLLDGANINYKVPQSINKNQNSSCYFLMIDSPVGLSKALKNPVEINGAKEAHRKDAAAFISWWHWIENNYQGVDEIQAAAKLREFRAQQQGYVEDSFSYIVGHAANGAIIHYMAKKDANLKKIDDQAPLLCDSGGQYREGTTDITRVLHFGKPSKEHRRYYTLVLKGHLGLGRAVFPKDTTGSQLDVLAREHLWHFCADYAHGTGHGVGSFLGVHEGPQRINSVSKVELMPGMILSNEPGAYFPGEFGIRIENLCYVKQRDQESPTGHGPFYYFEDLTLVPYEYKLIETWMLTYTEKKTINNYYSRIRKEVLPLISDPQVREFLLFKTRHIK; this is encoded by the coding sequence ATGTCTGAAAAATTACAAATCTTAAGAAGTTTAATGCAAGAAAAAGGTTATGATTTTTATATTGTGCCTTCTGTTGATGATCATAACAACGAGTATGTCCCTAAGTGTTGGCAATACCGTGCTTGGATAAGTGGCTTTGATGGTTCTGCTGGCGATGTGCTCGTAGGTATGGATAAAGCATATCTTTCTACTGATGGTAGGTATTTTCTCCAAGCTGAGCAACAATTAAACAAAGATGAATTCGAACTAATAAAGCAGTCAGGTTCTGCACCTGAAATTGTCAAGTGGTTATGGAAAAATGCTAAAGGAAAAACTATTGCTATAGATCCAGCTAAGCTTAGTTATAAAAGTGCTTTGGAACTATTAGATTTTCTTAATAGCAATGATTACAATGTAGTTTTTGATCAAGATAATCTCGTGCATAAGGCTCAACAAAAGCTTAATCAAGTAGCTGATATTCCATGTACTGTAATACAAGAGCATGCTATTCAATATTCTGGTAGAAGTGTAGCCTCTAAAATTGAAGAGCTAAGACGCACAATGAAACAGATAAGATCAGATTTTTATGTGGATTCAAAATTAGATCATATAGCTTGGTTATTAAATATTAGAGGTAGAGATGTTGAATGCACACCTTTAGTAATAAGTTATTTATTTGTTTCTCTTGATGAGATAATTCTATATGTCGATGATAGAAAAGTTACGCCAGAAATAAAAAAATACCTAGATGATAATTATATTCAAACTAGAGATTATTATCAATTTTATCAAGATTTAGAGATAACTACAGGCAAATATTTGTTAGATGGAGCTAATATTAACTATAAAGTTCCACAAAGTATTAATAAAAATCAAAATAGTAGCTGCTATTTCTTAATGATTGACTCTCCAGTAGGTTTGAGCAAAGCTTTAAAAAATCCTGTTGAAATTAACGGTGCAAAAGAAGCTCACCGTAAAGATGCTGCAGCATTTATATCATGGTGGCATTGGATCGAGAATAACTATCAAGGAGTTGATGAAATTCAAGCTGCGGCTAAGCTAAGGGAGTTTCGTGCTCAACAGCAAGGCTATGTTGAGGATAGTTTTTCGTACATAGTAGGTCATGCAGCAAATGGTGCAATTATTCATTATATGGCAAAAAAAGATGCCAATTTGAAAAAGATTGATGATCAAGCACCTCTTTTATGTGATTCTGGAGGACAGTATAGAGAGGGAACTACAGATATTACTAGAGTACTTCACTTTGGCAAACCATCAAAAGAGCATAGAAGATACTATACATTAGTTCTAAAAGGTCATTTAGGGCTTGGTAGGGCAGTATTTCCTAAAGACACTACAGGATCCCAGCTTGATGTTTTAGCTCGTGAGCATTTATGGCATTTTTGTGCTGATTATGCACATGGAACAGGACACGGGGTTGGTAGCTTTTTAGGAGTACATGAAGGACCACAACGTATTAATTCAGTTTCAAAAGTTGAGCTAATGCCAGGTATGATCTTAAGCAATGAGCCTGGAGCATATTTCCCCGGTGAATTTGGTATCAGAATAGAAAATTTATGTTATGTAAAACAGCGTGATCAAGAATCGCCTACAGGTCATGGACCATTTTATTATTTTGAAGATCTGACTTTGGTACCTTATGAATATAAGCTAATCGAAACTTGGATGCTAACTTATACTGAAAAGAAAACTATAAATAATTACTATAGTAGAATTAGAAAAGAAGTATTACCTTTGATAAGTGATCCACAAGTTAGAGAGTTTTTATTATTCAAAACAAGACATATAAAATAG
- a CDS encoding acid phosphatase, with amino-acid sequence MLKRITQIFILSIFSFNLYAEQLINLDKIAIPNSLALLPPPPEIDSIVFMNDKTISEVTFSAKNKGTQRYVQAKIDAGYTTEEIAKNFSESFGQQISKETTPVIYNLIDLISEVASKSGSSAKKEYMRVRPFVFFDKSTCNPAGEEELRDNGSYPSGHSTEGWAIALLLAEINPANQQQILRKGYEYGQSRIICGAHWPSDVQAGYLLGSAVFSALNANDDFRALITKAKKELKTN; translated from the coding sequence ATGCTAAAAAGAATAACTCAAATATTTATATTATCAATTTTTTCATTTAATTTATATGCAGAGCAATTAATAAATCTCGATAAAATTGCTATTCCAAATAGTTTAGCTCTTTTGCCACCACCTCCAGAGATTGACAGTATTGTATTTATGAATGATAAAACAATATCCGAAGTAACATTTTCAGCTAAAAATAAAGGAACTCAACGCTATGTTCAAGCAAAGATCGATGCTGGATATACTACTGAAGAGATAGCAAAGAATTTCTCTGAAAGCTTTGGTCAGCAAATTTCTAAAGAGACAACACCTGTTATATATAATCTGATAGATTTAATTAGTGAGGTAGCATCTAAGTCAGGTAGTTCAGCTAAGAAAGAATATATGCGAGTAAGGCCATTTGTATTTTTTGATAAATCTACTTGTAATCCAGCAGGCGAAGAAGAATTAAGAGATAATGGCTCTTATCCTTCTGGCCATAGTACAGAAGGTTGGGCTATAGCGTTATTACTTGCAGAAATAAACCCAGCAAATCAGCAGCAAATCCTTAGAAAAGGGTATGAATATGGACAAAGTAGAATAATCTGTGGTGCGCATTGGCCTAGCGATGTACAAGCAGGATATCTACTTGGTAGTGCTGTGTTTTCTGCATTAAATGCAAATGATGATTTCAGAGCTTTGATAACTAAAGCAAAGAAAGAATTAAAAACAAACTAG
- a CDS encoding Nif3-like dinuclear metal center hexameric protein — protein MHFKELENYLNNYFAIEQFKDYCPNGLQVQGDRDIKKVVTGVTASQKLIDQAIAENADAIIVHHGYFWKGESYPIVGIKYQRIAKLIKNGIHLFGYHLPLDGHPEIGNNILLAKKLGLSNLEFFETGSKPDISIIGSCDLDLENFVNLIENKLDRKPTIIATKQQNKKVAICTGGAQDFIEYAYQARADTFISGEISERTTHTARELDINYIAAGHHATEKEGVKAIAELLKQKFNLESKFIDIANPA, from the coding sequence ATGCACTTTAAAGAATTAGAAAATTACTTGAATAATTATTTTGCTATTGAGCAATTCAAAGATTACTGCCCTAATGGTCTACAAGTACAAGGTGATAGAGATATCAAAAAAGTTGTCACTGGTGTCACAGCAAGCCAAAAGCTCATAGATCAAGCTATTGCTGAAAATGCTGATGCTATAATTGTACATCATGGTTATTTTTGGAAAGGTGAAAGTTACCCTATAGTTGGTATTAAATATCAGCGTATAGCTAAACTTATCAAAAATGGCATACACCTATTTGGTTATCATCTACCATTAGATGGACATCCTGAAATTGGCAATAATATTCTACTAGCAAAAAAACTAGGTTTAAGTAACTTAGAATTTTTCGAAACAGGGTCAAAACCAGATATTTCGATAATTGGTAGCTGTGATTTAGATTTAGAAAACTTTGTTAATTTAATAGAAAATAAACTTGATAGAAAGCCAACTATAATAGCAACAAAACAACAAAATAAAAAAGTAGCTATTTGTACTGGTGGAGCACAAGATTTCATAGAGTACGCATACCAAGCTCGAGCTGATACTTTTATATCAGGTGAAATTTCTGAAAGAACAACACATACTGCTCGTGAACTAGATATAAACTATATTGCCGCAGGTCATCACGCTACAGAAAAAGAAGGTGTAAAAGCTATTGCTGAGTTACTTAAACAAAAATTTAATCTTGAGTCAAAGTTTATAGATATAGCTAATCCAGCCTAG
- a CDS encoding sugar porter family MFS transporter, whose translation MNNSIKLKLMVTMIIFFSAMGGMLYGYDIGVINSAFLFINKDIPMSTFETSLLGGSVLFGGAFAILLAGFIADIIGRKRTLIVSGLIFIISVIMVYMSDSYVEILFARLVQGISVGFVTVTVPLYLTETVPGNIRGIAVTCFQLFLTAGILISNYVGLLFEATANWRGMFLSALVPAAIFFIGSIFLCKSPRWLVSVGRDKEAESVLNRIFEKNAAQKELTEIKEVIEKSRQEGSLLNSLSHRHYLMPMLIVFAIAILAQMTGINSILQFSATILKESGLGSNYVAILGGVTITAINFLATLIAVFIADKFERKFIITFGTFMVSLSLIATGLVMSLVNAGETQGWLILAGMISFIFFFAIGPGAYVWVIMSELLPGAIRSKALSIALFLNSMASAILASVFLPINNFLGHGSMFYICGICTLVYSFIVFKFVPKTTGRSLEDIEAEFMK comes from the coding sequence ATGAATAATTCAATTAAATTGAAACTCATGGTGACTATGATTATTTTCTTTTCAGCAATGGGAGGAATGCTATATGGTTATGATATAGGTGTGATAAATAGTGCTTTCTTATTTATCAATAAAGATATTCCTATGAGTACATTTGAAACATCTCTACTAGGAGGTTCGGTACTTTTTGGTGGTGCATTTGCAATATTACTAGCTGGTTTTATTGCTGATATTATTGGTAGAAAGAGAACACTTATTGTTTCAGGACTAATATTTATAATATCGGTAATAATGGTTTATATGTCAGATAGTTATGTCGAGATTCTTTTTGCTCGTCTAGTTCAAGGTATTTCAGTAGGTTTCGTGACTGTAACAGTACCATTATACCTTACAGAAACTGTTCCTGGAAACATTAGGGGTATTGCTGTAACGTGTTTTCAGCTATTTCTAACTGCGGGAATATTGATTTCAAACTACGTTGGTCTTTTATTCGAAGCAACAGCAAATTGGCGTGGAATGTTTTTATCAGCATTAGTGCCTGCAGCGATATTTTTTATTGGCTCAATTTTTTTATGTAAATCGCCAAGATGGTTAGTATCGGTAGGTAGAGACAAAGAAGCAGAGAGTGTCCTCAATAGAATATTTGAGAAAAATGCTGCACAAAAAGAATTAACTGAAATCAAAGAAGTTATTGAGAAATCTAGACAAGAAGGTAGTCTGTTAAATTCTTTAAGCCATAGACATTATTTAATGCCTATGCTGATTGTTTTTGCAATAGCAATTCTAGCACAGATGACAGGTATTAATAGTATCTTACAATTCTCAGCAACGATACTCAAAGAATCAGGTCTTGGTTCTAACTATGTTGCTATACTTGGTGGTGTTACAATCACAGCGATAAATTTTTTAGCAACTTTGATAGCAGTGTTTATCGCCGATAAGTTTGAGAGGAAATTTATCATCACTTTTGGTACATTTATGGTTTCACTATCACTAATAGCAACTGGCTTAGTTATGTCGTTGGTTAATGCTGGTGAAACTCAAGGTTGGTTAATCCTTGCAGGAATGATTAGTTTTATCTTCTTTTTTGCTATTGGGCCAGGTGCTTATGTTTGGGTGATTATGTCAGAATTATTACCAGGAGCTATCAGAAGTAAGGCACTAAGTATAGCATTGTTTCTAAATAGTATGGCATCAGCAATATTAGCATCAGTATTTTTGCCAATTAACAATTTCTTAGGTCATGGTAGCATGTTTTACATATGTGGTATATGTACTTTAGTATATAGTTTTATTGTATTTAAATTTGTGCCAAAAACTACTGGTCGTTCACTAGAAGATATCGAAGCAGAATTTATGAAGTAA